A genome region from Streptomyces sp. NBC_01296 includes the following:
- a CDS encoding SPFH domain-containing protein: MADITRRFGWRHLRSAPTAHIRHHKRGRLVHDGRGLSFWYRSLSAALSEVPVDDRELAMAFHARTADFQDVTVQATVTYRISGPAEAADRLDFSVDPDTGSWRGAPLEQIATLLTETAQQHALDVLARTPLAAALVDGVTSVRQRVADGLAAEPRLPDTGIDVVAVRVVAIRPEAEVERALRTPAREQIQQEADRATYERRAVAVERERAIAENELASQIELARREEQLVDQRGINSRREAEEQAAADAVRTEAEAARKVRLARAEAEAARETGAARAEAQAAWLHVHGEADAGTLHAMAATRLAENLPRIESITISPDVLTGLLTRLGRPDGGTGA, from the coding sequence ATGGCCGACATCACCCGGCGCTTTGGATGGCGTCATCTGCGCTCCGCGCCCACCGCTCACATCCGCCACCACAAGCGCGGCCGGCTCGTCCACGACGGCCGGGGGCTCAGCTTCTGGTACCGGTCACTGTCGGCGGCGCTGTCCGAAGTGCCGGTCGACGACCGGGAGCTCGCCATGGCGTTCCACGCCCGTACGGCGGACTTCCAGGACGTCACCGTGCAGGCCACCGTCACCTACCGGATCAGCGGACCGGCCGAGGCGGCGGACCGGCTCGACTTCTCCGTCGACCCGGACACCGGGAGCTGGCGCGGCGCGCCCCTGGAGCAGATCGCCACCCTCCTCACCGAGACGGCACAGCAGCACGCGCTGGACGTACTGGCCCGGACCCCGCTGGCCGCCGCCCTGGTGGACGGCGTCACCTCCGTACGGCAGCGGGTCGCCGACGGTCTTGCCGCCGAGCCCAGACTCCCCGACACCGGCATCGACGTGGTGGCCGTACGCGTCGTGGCGATCCGCCCCGAGGCCGAGGTGGAGCGCGCCCTGCGCACCCCGGCCCGCGAGCAGATCCAGCAGGAGGCGGACCGGGCCACCTACGAACGCCGGGCCGTCGCCGTCGAGCGCGAGCGCGCCATCGCGGAGAACGAGCTGGCCAGTCAGATCGAACTGGCCCGGCGCGAGGAGCAGTTGGTCGACCAGCGCGGTATCAACTCCCGCCGTGAGGCCGAGGAGCAGGCCGCGGCCGATGCCGTACGGACCGAGGCCGAGGCGGCGCGCAAGGTCCGCCTGGCCCGCGCGGAAGCCGAAGCGGCGCGCGAGACCGGCGCGGCGCGCGCCGAGGCCCAGGCCGCCTGGCTGCACGTGCACGGCGAAGCCGACGCGGGCACGCTGCACGCCATGGCGGCGACCCGGCTGGCCGAGAACCTGCCGCGCATCGAGAGCATCACGATCTCCCCGGACGTCCTGACCGGCCTCCTCACCCGGCTCGGACGTCCGGACGGCGGGACGGGCGCGTGA
- a CDS encoding PRC-barrel domain containing protein: MTDDMWAYRSGIIHPTGEDLTGYRVEAVDGHIGKVDRHSSEVSDAYIVVDTGVWIFGKEVLLPAGTILRVDRENKTVHLERTKDQIKAAPEFHRDNHLRDPDYRQEISKYYAG; this comes from the coding sequence ATGACGGACGACATGTGGGCCTACCGTTCCGGCATCATCCATCCGACGGGCGAGGACCTGACGGGGTACCGCGTCGAAGCCGTCGACGGCCACATCGGCAAGGTCGACAGGCACTCCAGCGAGGTCTCCGACGCCTACATCGTGGTGGACACCGGGGTGTGGATCTTCGGCAAGGAGGTCCTGCTTCCGGCGGGGACGATCCTGCGCGTGGACAGGGAGAACAAGACGGTCCACCTGGAGCGTACGAAGGACCAGATCAAGGCCGCTCCGGAGTTCCACCGCGACAACCACCTGCGCGACCCGGACTACCGCCAGGAGATCAGCAAGTACTACGCAGGGTGA